The genome window CCCCATCGGGGGGAGCAACCGGCCAGCCCGCAGCATGACGCGAACTCTGCAGCCTCGTGAGGTTAGCCCGGAAGGGACAAGGGAGAGCCGAGCCGCTCGACTCACGGCGAAGGCCACGGAAGGCGCCGAAGACCTGGAGGAGCAGGCGCCGAGGAACTCCCCGGGGTAGGGGAGGCGGGATGGCCGGAGGGTGCACACGGGAACTGGGGAGGGCCCTCACCGGCCCCGGCCGCTGCGAGGCCGGGAGGAGGCCGGGCGTATAACCGACCAACGGGAAGTCGCCCGGATGCCGGCGGGCCGTCGGATGGGGTCGTAGTACCGGAGATGGCCGGGACAGCACAACCCGACCGGAGGGAAGGACCCCTGCCCCATCACGCGCTTGGAAAACAGGGAAAGGTCGGGGCCTCGATGAGCAGCGTGACCAGCTCGGTGACCCGGAAGAACCGGACACGGTAGCCCCGGGCGCAGGCGGCCGCCGAAAGGCCGATCGCCAGATGGCTCTTGCCGACTGTCCCGCCGGAAGCCGTGGGTATGGTCTCGAGTGCGTCCCCGACGTCAGGAGGAGGAGACGATGGAGGCGGCCTTCGACATCACCGTGGGCGAGATCCTGCTGTACCTCGTCGCGGGGCTCGTGATAGGTCTGCTGGCCAGGCTGCTGGTCCCTGGTAAGCATCACATGAGCATCACCGCCACGATCGTCCTTGGCGTGGTGTCCGCGATCATCGGCGGACTGATCTGGAACGCGATCTTCCCCGACAACGACGGCATCGCGTGGATCGGCTCGATCATCGTCGCCGTGGTCCTTGTCATGGTGTACTCGCGTCTTGCGGCACGCCGCGGCGCCTAGCGGCGGCGACCCGACTAGGCGGCCCGCGAATGCCCCTAGGGCCCGAGGGCTCGGCCGTTTCCGACGATGGGCTACGTCCACGTCCCGGACTGGGGCAGGCGGTCCCTGCGCGCGAGGAACCTGGGCGTGGATGAGTCCGTCAACCGACTGACTTCGGGTGCGACACACCGACGGATGCCGCCG of Actinomycetota bacterium contains these proteins:
- a CDS encoding GlsB/YeaQ/YmgE family stress response membrane protein, translating into MEAAFDITVGEILLYLVAGLVIGLLARLLVPGKHHMSITATIVLGVVSAIIGGLIWNAIFPDNDGIAWIGSIIVAVVLVMVYSRLAARRGA